The sequence GTTCGGCTCTAATGCCTATACAGGCTTGACTGGCGACCAGCGTATTATTGATGCAGCTAAGGCAGCACTCGACAAGTATGGCTCTGGTTGTGCCGGAAGCCGATTCCTTAATGGTACACTTGATCTGCATGTTAAGCTCGAAAAGGAAATCTCAAAGTTTATTGGTAAGGACGATTGTCTGTGCCTGTCAACAGGTTTCTCAGTAAACCAGGGTGTTATCCCTGCTCTGCTGGGTAAGGACGATTACGTTATCTGCGATGATCGCGACCACGCATCTATCGTTGATGGACGTCGTTTGGCTTTCGCCCGTCAGTTGCACTACAAGCACAACGATATGGCCGACTTGGAGCGCGTGCTTCAGAAGCTGCCTCAGGAGGCTGTTAAGCTGATTGTGGTTGATGGCGTGTTCTCTATGGAGGGCGACCTGGCTAACCTGCCTGCTATCGTTGAGCTCAAGCACAAGTACAACTGCTCTATCATGGTTGACGAGGCTCATGGTATCGGCGTTTTCGGTAAGCAGGGACGTGGTGTTTGCGACCACTTCGGACTTACTGACGAGGTTGACCTGATCATGGGTACATTCTCTAAGAGTTTGGCTTCTATCGGTGGTTTCATCGCTTCTGATTGGGATACCATCAACTATCTGCGTCACACTTGCCGCACTTATATCTTCTCGGCATCTAACACACCTGCTGCTACAGCTGCAGCTCTCGAGGCTCTGCACATCATCCAGCAGGAACCCGAGCGCATCCAGGCTCTGTGGGATGTTACAAACT is a genomic window of Xylanibacter ruminicola 23 containing:
- the spt gene encoding serine palmitoyltransferase; protein product: MGQLQERFKHYREPQKFMEADVYPYFREIEGKQGTEVEMGGHKVLMFGSNAYTGLTGDQRIIDAAKAALDKYGSGCAGSRFLNGTLDLHVKLEKEISKFIGKDDCLCLSTGFSVNQGVIPALLGKDDYVICDDRDHASIVDGRRLAFARQLHYKHNDMADLERVLQKLPQEAVKLIVVDGVFSMEGDLANLPAIVELKHKYNCSIMVDEAHGIGVFGKQGRGVCDHFGLTDEVDLIMGTFSKSLASIGGFIASDWDTINYLRHTCRTYIFSASNTPAATAAALEALHIIQQEPERIQALWDVTNYALKRFREEGFEIGETESPIIPLYVRDVNKTFLVTALAFKAGVFINPVIPPACAPQDTLVRYALMATHTKEQVDRSVVALKKIFVEQGIIK